One window of the Osmerus mordax isolate fOsmMor3 chromosome 2, fOsmMor3.pri, whole genome shotgun sequence genome contains the following:
- the LOC136959359 gene encoding butyrophilin subfamily 1 member A1-like, whose amino-acid sequence MRRQKGKWRSCKAGKQIRKADTRARPTTYDVSYKHRTMLFKDKLVNGNVSLKLSRVKLEDEGSYTCLVIKDGQKKTTVIQLSVVVVSKPEVSIVEDREDRRVLQCVSEGWPAKPELEWRDSEGRLLPADVPQTDTHPDPGPHQRYTVTSRVTVQKTGNFTCRVQLQGHDQTRETEIHVPGEVLYNYYWFVMCRN is encoded by the exons ATGAGAAGACAGAAGGGGAAATGGAGAAGCTGCAAAGCTGGAAAGCAGATACGCAAAGCAGATACGCGGGCCCGGCCCACCACCTATGACGTGTCTTACAAACACAGGACCATGCTGTTTAAAGATAAACTGGTCAATGGCAACGTCTCCCTGAAACTGTCCAGAGTGaagctggaggatgaggggagctaCACCTGCCTTGTTATTAAGGACGGACAGAAGAAGACCACTGTCATCCAGCTCAGTGTTG tgGTGGTTTCTAAACCAGAGGTCTCCATCGTGGAAGACAGAGAAGATAGGAGGgttctccagtgtgtgtctgaaggctGGCCTGCGAAGCCTGAGCTGGAGTGGAGGGACAGTGAGGGACGCCTCCTCCCTGCTGAtgtcccacagacagacacacaccctgaccccggCCCTCACCAACGCTACACTGTGACAAGCAGAGTGACTGTACAGAAGACAGGCAACTTCACCTGCAGGGTTCAGCTGCAGGGACACGACCAgaccagggagacagagatccaTGTTCCTGGTGAGGTTCTGTATAATTATTATTGGTTTGTGATGTGCCGAAATTAA